The Kitasatospora sp. NBC_00374 genome has a segment encoding these proteins:
- a CDS encoding DUF6236 family protein, whose product MREIALYYPYIQFRDERWLKAAALYWPRMARVIPDGYPVADTDTVRVLTDELGFIVPVPPDAAARAVAPLFLGILNAHQDRLVTALEGPLARAAAVHRDEMEAGLRDALTSAGLAVETVSFAPGGGPPLPWVTMHPRLAWIYKCVLSAQVAEMGHFTPTTDQSEAHLQARRWSGDRLLSALTGTPQDDVARPDPADAVGLLAIRTVLPRDLNAVAAGRIAAVRRRHRAEFEAFHAAVGEAVDLLRDRLADVSLPVAQAQYTALEVERRFETPLMDLRKALKSARINSMFSAANLKFELPAGLAAAGGGALAGQPLIGAAAGAAFGLSALRQAASQDRNSLRSASPAASYLLSVEPALAPRSLLRHLTLRG is encoded by the coding sequence GTGCGAGAGATTGCCCTGTACTACCCGTACATCCAATTCCGAGACGAGCGGTGGCTCAAAGCCGCGGCGCTGTACTGGCCGAGGATGGCTCGTGTGATCCCGGACGGGTATCCGGTGGCCGACACGGACACCGTCCGTGTGCTCACCGACGAGCTCGGGTTCATCGTCCCGGTGCCTCCGGATGCTGCCGCCCGGGCTGTGGCGCCGCTCTTCCTCGGGATCCTGAATGCACACCAGGACCGCCTGGTGACTGCGCTGGAAGGACCCCTGGCCCGCGCGGCGGCGGTGCATCGCGACGAGATGGAGGCGGGCCTGCGCGATGCGCTGACCAGCGCCGGGCTGGCCGTCGAAACCGTCAGCTTCGCGCCCGGCGGCGGCCCGCCGCTTCCCTGGGTGACCATGCATCCACGCCTGGCGTGGATCTACAAGTGCGTTCTGAGCGCACAGGTCGCCGAGATGGGACACTTCACACCCACCACCGACCAGAGCGAGGCCCACCTCCAGGCCCGTAGGTGGTCCGGTGATCGCCTCCTCTCGGCACTGACGGGTACGCCACAGGACGACGTCGCACGGCCCGACCCGGCGGACGCTGTGGGGCTGCTGGCGATCCGTACCGTGTTACCCCGCGATCTGAACGCGGTTGCAGCCGGCAGGATCGCGGCCGTACGCCGTCGCCACCGGGCGGAGTTCGAGGCCTTTCATGCCGCCGTCGGAGAGGCTGTCGACCTGTTGCGCGACCGACTGGCCGACGTCTCCCTGCCCGTCGCACAAGCGCAATACACCGCGCTCGAAGTCGAACGCCGCTTCGAGACACCGCTCATGGACTTACGCAAAGCACTGAAGAGCGCACGAATCAACTCCATGTTCAGTGCGGCCAACCTCAAGTTCGAACTGCCGGCAGGACTTGCCGCGGCCGGCGGCGGCGCACTCGCCGGACAGCCGCTCATCGGCGCCGCCGCCGGCGCCGCCTTCGGACTGTCAGCCCTCCGCCAGGCGGCCAGTCAGGACCGGAACAGTCTCCGCAGCGCCTCCCCCGCCGCCAGCTACCTCCTCAGCGTCGAACCGGCCCTCGCCCCCCGTT
- a CDS encoding plasmid stabilization protein, giving the protein MPRGSSPKRERQYEHIKESAEDRGESPRRAKEIAARTVNKERARHGESRTASRSSTHDMSSARRGGQRSHAGSQGPTFDQLYNEAKQRNIKGRSTMNKKQLASALGH; this is encoded by the coding sequence ATGCCGCGCGGATCGAGTCCCAAACGGGAACGCCAGTACGAACACATCAAGGAGAGTGCCGAGGACCGCGGTGAGAGTCCCAGGCGAGCCAAGGAGATCGCGGCCCGGACCGTCAACAAGGAGCGGGCCCGGCACGGAGAGTCCAGGACCGCCAGCCGCTCCTCCACCCACGACATGTCCTCCGCCCGCCGAGGCGGGCAGCGCTCCCACGCCGGCTCCCAGGGACCGACCTTCGACCAGCTCTACAACGAAGCCAAGCAGCGCAACATCAAGGGCCGCTCCACGATGAACAAGAAGCAGCTCGCCAGCGCACTCGGGCACTGA
- a CDS encoding helix-turn-helix transcriptional regulator, with translation MESNLDRRPTWTFLTNHARVLSLIARDPDVRLRDVAAACHLTERAVQGIVADLEAEGYLTHTREGRRNRYRITPDTRLRHPAESDRTVASLLHLLLDDLNRSPAS, from the coding sequence ACCTCGACCGGCGCCCGACGTGGACGTTCCTGACCAACCACGCCAGGGTGCTCTCGTTGATCGCCCGTGACCCGGATGTCCGGCTGCGTGATGTCGCCGCGGCCTGTCATCTCACCGAGCGAGCGGTGCAGGGGATCGTCGCCGACCTCGAGGCGGAGGGATATCTCACCCACACCCGGGAAGGGCGCCGCAACCGCTACCGCATCACCCCCGACACCCGGCTGCGGCACCCCGCCGAATCCGATCGGACGGTCGCCTCGCTGCTCCACCTCCTTTTGGACGACCTGAACCGCTCCCCGGCGAGCTGA
- a CDS encoding SRPBCC family protein, which yields MATTEQESPEVSGLDRLREEAVHYLGAQLENLVEKAGDKVSDITGQLGDVAESGGVLPKVGARVLQGDSPAKAFLGEKAKSIKDSVVDKVKGAFGGGKAGRKAGKKTMNIVETLDVGVPVRTAYDHWTQYEDFSGFAKGVQDVSQGDEVTTDWKVKVGPSKRSFKATVQEQVPDERIVWTSQGAKGSTRGAVSFHELTPNLTRIVLVVEYYPSGFFEKTGNIWRAQGRRLRLDFKNFQRHVSLTNDEAEGWRGEIRDGEVVRTHDEAMEDEAAESDQDADGYEEEHPEDLVEDEDEDYDDADYEDGEPEGDDEGYDDEARDAEDDE from the coding sequence ATGGCCACGACGGAACAGGAGTCCCCCGAGGTCTCGGGTCTCGACCGGCTTCGCGAAGAGGCCGTCCACTACCTCGGTGCCCAGCTGGAGAACCTCGTCGAGAAGGCCGGCGACAAGGTCTCCGACATCACCGGACAGCTAGGTGACGTCGCCGAGAGCGGCGGCGTGCTGCCGAAGGTGGGCGCGCGCGTCCTGCAGGGCGACTCGCCGGCCAAGGCGTTCCTCGGCGAGAAGGCGAAGAGCATCAAGGACAGCGTCGTCGACAAGGTCAAGGGCGCCTTTGGCGGCGGTAAGGCCGGTCGCAAGGCCGGCAAGAAGACGATGAACATCGTCGAGACCCTCGACGTCGGCGTGCCCGTGCGGACCGCGTACGACCACTGGACCCAGTACGAGGACTTCAGCGGCTTCGCCAAAGGCGTCCAGGACGTCTCGCAGGGCGACGAAGTGACCACCGACTGGAAGGTCAAGGTCGGGCCCTCGAAGCGCAGCTTCAAGGCGACCGTCCAGGAACAGGTGCCGGACGAGCGCATCGTGTGGACCTCCCAGGGCGCCAAGGGCAGCACCCGAGGGGCCGTGAGCTTCCACGAGCTCACCCCGAACCTGACGCGCATCGTCCTGGTGGTCGAGTACTACCCCTCGGGCTTCTTCGAGAAGACCGGAAACATCTGGCGCGCCCAGGGCCGCCGCCTGCGCCTGGACTTCAAGAACTTCCAGCGGCACGTCTCCCTCACCAACGACGAGGCCGAGGGCTGGCGCGGCGAGATCCGCGACGGCGAGGTCGTCCGCACCCACGACGAAGCCATGGAGGACGAGGCCGCAGAGAGCGACCAGGACGCGGACGGGTACGAGGAGGAGCATCCGGAGGACCTGGTGGAGGACGAGGACGAGGACTACGACGACGCGGACTATGAGGACGGCGAGCCCGAGGGCGACGACGAGGGCTACGACGACGAGGCGCGCGACGCGGAGGACGATGAGTGA
- a CDS encoding endonuclease: protein MKTEELTARLLREYGTTYADQVGIKLRDTPAPLYQLLVLTVLCSIRIKADTATAAAGQLFRAGLRTPRAMADSGWQDRVDALGRAHYVRYDESTATALGRGAKLVLERWKGDLRGLRREADGDRATLRELLQEIPRIGPVGADIFCREAQLVWPELRPYFDERTCGTAASLGLPHTPRGLGELVPAKELARLAAALVRARLAKDAVRELRAA from the coding sequence ATGAAGACCGAAGAGCTGACGGCGCGGCTGCTGCGCGAGTACGGGACGACCTACGCCGACCAGGTGGGTATCAAGCTCCGCGACACGCCCGCGCCGCTGTACCAGCTGCTGGTGCTCACGGTGCTCTGCTCGATCCGGATCAAGGCCGACACGGCCACCGCTGCCGCCGGGCAACTGTTCCGGGCGGGGCTGCGCACCCCTCGGGCCATGGCGGACTCCGGCTGGCAGGACCGAGTGGACGCACTGGGCCGGGCCCACTACGTCCGGTACGACGAGAGCACCGCGACCGCGCTCGGCAGGGGCGCCAAGCTGGTGCTGGAGCGCTGGAAGGGCGATCTGCGCGGGCTGCGCCGGGAGGCAGACGGAGACCGGGCCACGCTGCGGGAACTGCTGCAGGAGATCCCCAGGATCGGCCCGGTGGGCGCGGACATCTTCTGCCGCGAGGCTCAGCTGGTCTGGCCGGAGCTGCGCCCGTACTTCGACGAGCGGACCTGCGGGACGGCGGCCTCGCTCGGGCTGCCGCACACCCCGCGCGGGCTGGGTGAGCTGGTTCCGGCGAAGGAACTGGCCCGGCTGGCCGCCGCGCTGGTCCGCGCCCGCCTCGCCAAGGACGCGGTGAGGGAACTGCGCGCCGCCTGA
- a CDS encoding low affinity iron permease family protein: protein MTLSHPADRSDGERGRFERLAEAASNLTSSPAFSLFCVLLVAAFIAVHAARLSAEWQILAGDTMTAITLLLLALLKNSERRAEHALQRKLDAIAAALLEQNEGHQGDAHEELRKAIRMEERL from the coding sequence ATGACCCTCTCCCATCCCGCCGACCGCAGCGACGGCGAGCGCGGCCGGTTCGAGCGGCTTGCCGAGGCGGCTTCCAACCTCACCAGCTCGCCGGCCTTCTCCCTGTTCTGCGTCCTGCTGGTGGCCGCGTTCATCGCCGTCCACGCGGCCCGCCTGTCGGCGGAGTGGCAGATCCTCGCGGGCGACACCATGACCGCGATCACGCTGCTCCTGCTGGCGTTGCTCAAGAACTCCGAGCGCCGCGCCGAGCACGCTCTCCAGCGCAAGCTCGACGCGATCGCCGCGGCCCTCCTGGAGCAGAACGAAGGCCACCAGGGGGACGCTCACGAAGAACTGCGGAAGGCGATCCGCATGGAAGAGCGGCTCTGA
- a CDS encoding histone protein, with protein MNDITKVALAAAVAGGYVLGRAKKGRLAFAAATYLAGRRFGLDPRQLATEGLRRLGGVPQVAELNEQVRGELLDAGKHAVAAAADRRIEELADSLRERALRVGKPKAQEEPEEGSYEDEEPPEEDTYDEEEAQYEEEAEDAGEPEEEPEDEEEEDPPAPHSERAPRRRRSDSAADERPRPRSSRPAPKAESKSPAARRPAKKAAAPAKKSAPAKRSSTRATTSKTSAAKTTAKRAAAPAKKSAAKKAAAKPATRSTRRR; from the coding sequence ATGAATGACATCACCAAAGTGGCTCTGGCGGCCGCGGTCGCCGGCGGCTACGTGCTGGGCCGCGCCAAGAAGGGGCGGCTCGCATTCGCCGCCGCGACGTATCTCGCGGGCCGGCGGTTCGGGCTCGATCCGCGCCAGCTTGCCACCGAAGGGTTGCGACGACTCGGCGGAGTCCCGCAGGTGGCCGAGTTGAACGAGCAGGTCAGGGGAGAGCTGCTCGACGCCGGCAAACACGCGGTGGCCGCGGCGGCCGACCGTCGCATCGAAGAGCTTGCGGACTCCCTGCGGGAGCGCGCCCTGAGGGTAGGCAAGCCGAAGGCGCAGGAGGAGCCCGAGGAAGGCTCGTACGAGGACGAGGAGCCGCCGGAGGAGGACACGTACGACGAGGAGGAGGCGCAGTACGAGGAGGAGGCAGAGGACGCCGGGGAGCCCGAGGAGGAGCCCGAGGACGAAGAGGAGGAGGACCCGCCGGCACCACACAGCGAACGCGCGCCGCGCCGCCGCCGATCCGACTCCGCTGCGGACGAACGGCCGCGCCCGCGCTCCTCACGGCCGGCGCCCAAGGCGGAATCGAAGTCCCCGGCCGCGCGCAGGCCGGCGAAGAAGGCAGCCGCGCCGGCGAAGAAGTCCGCGCCCGCGAAACGGTCGTCGACCCGCGCCACCACGTCCAAGACCAGTGCTGCCAAGACCACCGCGAAGCGGGCCGCCGCGCCGGCGAAGAAGAGCGCGGCCAAGAAGGCCGCCGCCAAGCCGGCCACGCGCTCCACCAGGCGGAGGTAG
- a CDS encoding ferritin-like domain-containing protein, whose translation MSEGAVTSTYGLDTQKVIDVLNDVVATEVVCWLRYTRHAISATGIDRAQVAAEFTEHAAEEMQHALRAAGRIAQLGGEPDFDPSTLARRAHTDYTAPDEKDLKAMLEHNLLAERIVISTYQEIARWLGDHDPTTRRLIESILEEEEEHADDLTDLLAS comes from the coding sequence ATGTCCGAGGGTGCGGTGACCAGCACCTACGGCCTGGACACGCAGAAGGTGATTGACGTCCTGAACGACGTGGTGGCGACCGAGGTGGTCTGTTGGCTGCGCTACACCCGGCACGCCATCTCCGCCACCGGCATCGACCGCGCCCAGGTGGCGGCCGAGTTCACCGAACACGCGGCGGAGGAGATGCAGCACGCCCTGCGGGCCGCCGGGCGGATCGCCCAGCTCGGAGGCGAACCGGACTTCGACCCCTCCACCCTCGCCCGACGGGCCCACACCGACTACACCGCGCCGGACGAGAAGGACCTCAAGGCCATGCTCGAGCACAATCTGCTGGCCGAACGGATCGTCATCTCCACCTACCAGGAGATCGCCCGCTGGCTCGGCGACCACGACCCCACGACCCGCCGCCTGATCGAATCCATCCTCGAGGAGGAGGAAGAGCACGCCGACGACCTCACCGACCTCCTGGCCTCCTGA